A single window of Canis lupus familiaris isolate Mischka breed German Shepherd chromosome 7, alternate assembly UU_Cfam_GSD_1.0, whole genome shotgun sequence DNA harbors:
- the LOC119876457 gene encoding transcription elongation factor A protein-like 5 — MEKVYKENERKPENEGKLEIEGQPEDEVDTEDEGKLDEVEKLEVEEKPGHEGKLQNKGQPDDEGQPEDDGKQEKQGKSNDEGKPQDEGKPESQAKPEGEPRAAEKRPAEDYVPRKAKRKTDRGTDDSPKDYQEDLQERHLGSEEMMRECGDISRAQEELRKKQKMGGFHWMPRDVQDPFAPRGQRGVRGVRGGGRGQKDLEDVPYV, encoded by the coding sequence ATGGAAAAGGTCTACAAAGAAAATGAACGGAAGCCAGAAAACGAAGGAAAGCTGGAAATCGAGGGACAGCCAGAAGATGAAGTAGATacagaagatgaaggaaaattaGATGAGGTAGAAAAGCTGGAAGTAGAGGAGAAGCCAGGGCATGAGGGAAAGCTCCAGAATAAGGGACAGCCAGATGATGAGGGACAACCAGAAGATGatggaaaacaagaaaagcagGGCAAGTCCAATGATGAGGGAAAACCACAAGATGAGGGCAAGCCAGAATCCCAGGCAAAGCCTGAGGGTGAGCCACGGGCTGCTGAAAAGCGCCCAGCTGAAGATTACGTTCccaggaaagcaaaaagaaaaacagacaggGGGACGGATGATTCCCCCAAGGACTATCAGGAGGACTTACAGGAAAGGCACTTGGGCAGTGAGGAGATGATGAGAGAATGTGGAGATATTTCAAGGGCTCAGGAAGAgttaaggaaaaaacagaaaatgggtGGTTTTCATTGGATGCCAAGAGATGTACAGGATCCGTTTGCCCCAAGGGGACAACGAGGTGTCAGGGGGGtgaggggcggagggaggggccAGAAGGACTTAGAAGATGTTCCATATGTTTAA